The proteins below come from a single Clarias gariepinus isolate MV-2021 ecotype Netherlands chromosome 17, CGAR_prim_01v2, whole genome shotgun sequence genomic window:
- the aldh7a1 gene encoding alpha-aminoadipic semialdehyde dehydrogenase: protein MQRTLAFTAVRHIALRKKLWSLTLRQTAAMSTLLINQPKYSWLKELGLSEENDGVYNGTWGGKGEVVTSYCPANNEPIARVRQATLAEYEETVQKAREAWKVWADIPAPKRGEIVRQIGDALRKKIKVLGSLVSLEMGKIYVEGVGEVQEYVDVCDYAVGLSRMIGGPVLPSERPGHALIEQWNPVGLVGIITAFNFPVAVYGWNNAIALICGNVCLWKGAPTTPLTSVAVTKIVAEVLEQNNLPGAICSMTCGGADIGTALAKDERVDLVSFTGSTHVGKQVALMVQERFGRQLLELGGNNAIIVFEDADLNLVVPSALFASVGTAGQRCTTTRRLMLHESVHDKVVERLTKAYKQIRIGDPWDPSTLYGPLHTKQAVDQYLGAIEQAKKQGGTLVCGGKVMDRPGNYVEPTIFTGLAHDAPIVQTETFVPILYVIKFKTEEEAFTWNNEVKQGLSSSIFTKDMGRVFRWLGPKGSDCGIVNVNIPTSGAEIGGAFGGEKHTGGGRESGSDSWKQYMRRSTCTINYSKDLPLAQGIKFE from the exons ATGCAGCGCACCCTGGCCTTTACTGCCGTCCGCCACATTGCACTTCGCAAAAAACTTTGGTCTCTGACGCTCCGGCAGACTGCAGCCATGTCTACACTTCTTATCAATCAGCCGAAGTATTCCTGGCTGAAAGAACTGGGTCTGAGCGAGGAAAACGACGGCGTTTATAACGGAACATGGGGAGGTAAAGGAGAG GTGGTCACATCATACTGTCCCGCCAACAATGAGCCCATCGCCAGAGTCAGACAG GCTACCCTGGCTGAATATGAAGAAACTGTACAGAAGGCACGGGAAGCCTGGAAAGTTTGGGCAGAC ATCCCTGCTCCAAAAAGAGGCGAGATTGTAAGACAGATTGGAGACGCTCTGAGAAAAAAGATCAAAGTTCTTGGCAGCTTG GTGTCTCTGGAGATGGGAAAGATCTACGTGGAGGGGGTCGGCGAGGTGCAGGAGTATGTCGATGTGTGTGACTACGCTGTCGGACTCTCCCGTATGATTGGTGGTCCAGTTCTGCCCTCTGAAA GGCCAGGCCATGCCCTGATTGAGCAGTGGAACCCCGTGGGTCTAGTGGGCATCATTACAGCCTTCAACTTCCCTGTAGCAGTGTACGGGTGGAACAATGCTATTGCTCTAATCTGTGGCAACGTCTGCCTCTG GAAAGGAGCCCCGACCACACCTCTGACTAGTGTAGCAGTGacaaa AATTGTTGCTGAGGTCTTGGAGCAGAACAACCTTCCTGGTGCTATCTGTTCTATGACGTGTGGTGGAGCTGACATTGG CACGGCCCTTGCTAAAGATGAGCGGGTCGACCTCGTGTCTTTCACAGGCAGCACTCACGTGGGCAAACAGGTAGCTCTGATGGTGCAGGAGCGGTTTG gccGACAGCTGCTTGAGCTGGGAGGGAACAATGCCATCATTG TGTTCGAGGACGCTGACCTTAACCTGGTAGTGCCCTCAGCTCTCTTTGCCTCGGTGGGAACTGCAGGGCAGCGCTGTACCACTACCAGAAGACTG ATGCTGCATGAAAGTGTTCATGACAAGGTTGTGGAGAGGTTAACCAAAGCCTACAAGCAAATCCGTATTGGCGACCCCTGGGACC CTAGCACTCTGTATGGTCCTCTGCACACCAAGCAAGCTGTGGACCAGTACCTAGGAGCCATAGAGCAGGCCAAGAAGCAGGGCGGCACTCTGGTTTGTGGTGGAAAG GTCATGGATCGCCCTGGTAATTACGTGGAACCTACTATCTTCACTGGTCTGGCACACGATGCCCCCATCGTTCAAACGGAGACCTTTGTGCCTATTCTGTATGTGATCAAATTCAAG acAGAAGAAGAGGCATTCACCTGGAATAATGAAGTCAAGCAGGGTCTCTCCAGCAGCATCTTTACAAAAGACATGGGCAGAGTGTTCCGCTGGCTAGG ACCTAAAGGCTCAGACTGTGGTATTGTGAATGTCAACATTCCAACCAGTGGTGCAGAGATTGGAGGAGCCTTCG GAGGCGAAAAGCACACAGGAGGTGGACGCGAGTCAGGCAGTGACTCATGGAAGCAGTATATGAGGAGGTCCACATG CACCATCAACTATAGCAAGGACCTCCCACTGGCACAGGGAATCAAGTTTGAGTGA
- the LOC128545621 gene encoding GRAM domain-containing protein 2B-like isoform X1, whose protein sequence is MVLMIEQTDRTFTPLSSPDGGKTTGRIEKKDLRVQANPESEIAEEKLKKGGKSAVDLHLALDPESDVSDTRRRSPILRIKLADHSSFPLTPTDSESKLERKKAQYSQFSKANAQYHKLFKEISNDEILKQSYTCALQKDILYQGKLFVSDNWICFHSKVFGRDTKITIPVLSITLIKKTKTALLVPNALVITTSTERHLFVSFLSRDTTYKFLLSVCTHLHTENAGGTPVTSSAENSFRMDCPSSLPLDFSADFSDLDGVVRQRRQDMLDSSSSGSQTPDYEKMDEFPPLADNFLDVMKNGEMAVHADIHLQSTSAKQHNGPIKVTTDANQQEKLLPPMSLNTLLLVYLFLVCVLVMSSCYMAFKILALEQRLNSLGPSGDYSHENALYYQSQSASSSEIYGELSTNLFKLEKIQKNLRKLLEGS, encoded by the exons ATGGTACTGATGATCGAGCAGACAGATCGGACTTTCACGCCGCTCTCATCGCCTGATGGAGGAAAAACCACCGGGAGGATCGAGAAGAAAGATCTGCGCGTACAGGCTAA CCCCGAATCCGAAATTGCTGAGGAAAAACTAAAGAAGGGTGGAAAGTCTGCGGTCGACCTTCACTTGGCCCTTGATCCAGAGTCTGATGTGTCTGACACCAGGAGGAGGTCTCCCATCCTGAG GATTAAGCTGGCTGATCATTCTTCATTCCCACTCACTCCTACAGACTCGGAGTCAAAACTTGAGAGGAAGAAAGCACAGTACAGTCAG ttCTCCAAAGCAAACGCACAGTACCATAAGCTCTTTAAAGAAATAAGCAATGATGAGATCCTCAAACAAA GTTATACTTGTGCTCTCCAGAAGGACATTCTTTATCAGGGAAAGCTTTTTGTCTCTGATAACTGGATTTGTTTCCATTCCAAAGTGTTTGGCAGAGATACCAAG ATCACAATCCCAGTTCTCTCTATCACGCTTATAAAGAAGACAAAAACTGCCCTTTTGGTGCCGAATGCGCTTGTAATCACAACTTCAACTGAAAGG CATCTGTTTGTCTCCTTCCTGTCTCGGGACACTACGTACAAATTCCTTCTCTCAGTATGCACTCATTTACAT acagAGAATGCAGGCGGAACGCCGGTCACATCGTCAGCAGAGAACAGCTTCCGAATGGACTGCCCTTCTTCGCTTCCTCTG gacTTCTCCGCGGACTTTTCAGACCTTGATGGAGTAGTTCGCCAGAGAAGGCAGGACATGCTGGACAGTAGCAGTTCAGGCTCCCAGACGCCAGATTATGAAAAGATGGATG AGTTTCCCCCCCTCGCTGATAACTTCTTAGATGTGATGAAGAACGGAGAGATGGCAGTCCATGCTGACATTCACCTGCAGTCCACCAGTGCCAAGCAACACAATG GTCCGATTAAGGTCACAACTGATGCCAACCAGcaggagaagcttcttccccCAATGTCTCTTAACACTCTTCTACTCGTCTATCTATTTTT GGTGTGTGTTCTCGTGATGTCTTCCTGTTACATGGCTTTCAAGATCCTGGCTCTCGAGCAGCGGCTGAATTCGCTCGGCCCATCGGGAGATTATTCACACGA AAACGCACTTTATTATCAGTCTCAATCAGCATCCAGCTCGGAGATCTATGGCGAGCTGTCCACAAACCTGTTTAAGTTAGAAAAG ATTCAGAAGAACCTGCGGAAGCTGCTTGAAGGGAGCTGa
- the LOC128545621 gene encoding GRAM domain-containing protein 2B-like isoform X2: protein MVLMIEQTDRTFTPLSSPDGGKTTGRIEKKDLRVQANPESEIAEEKLKKGGKSAVDLHLALDPESDVSDTRRRSPILRIKLADHSSFPLTPTDSESKLERKKAQYSQFSKANAQYHKLFKEISNDEILKQSYTCALQKDILYQGKLFVSDNWICFHSKVFGRDTKITIPVLSITLIKKTKTALLVPNALVITTSTERHLFVSFLSRDTTYKFLLSVCTHLHTENAGGTPVTSSAENSFRMDCPSSLPLDFSADFSDLDGVVRQRRQDMLDSSSSGSQTPDYEKMDGPIKVTTDANQQEKLLPPMSLNTLLLVYLFLVCVLVMSSCYMAFKILALEQRLNSLGPSGDYSHENALYYQSQSASSSEIYGELSTNLFKLEKIQKNLRKLLEGS from the exons ATGGTACTGATGATCGAGCAGACAGATCGGACTTTCACGCCGCTCTCATCGCCTGATGGAGGAAAAACCACCGGGAGGATCGAGAAGAAAGATCTGCGCGTACAGGCTAA CCCCGAATCCGAAATTGCTGAGGAAAAACTAAAGAAGGGTGGAAAGTCTGCGGTCGACCTTCACTTGGCCCTTGATCCAGAGTCTGATGTGTCTGACACCAGGAGGAGGTCTCCCATCCTGAG GATTAAGCTGGCTGATCATTCTTCATTCCCACTCACTCCTACAGACTCGGAGTCAAAACTTGAGAGGAAGAAAGCACAGTACAGTCAG ttCTCCAAAGCAAACGCACAGTACCATAAGCTCTTTAAAGAAATAAGCAATGATGAGATCCTCAAACAAA GTTATACTTGTGCTCTCCAGAAGGACATTCTTTATCAGGGAAAGCTTTTTGTCTCTGATAACTGGATTTGTTTCCATTCCAAAGTGTTTGGCAGAGATACCAAG ATCACAATCCCAGTTCTCTCTATCACGCTTATAAAGAAGACAAAAACTGCCCTTTTGGTGCCGAATGCGCTTGTAATCACAACTTCAACTGAAAGG CATCTGTTTGTCTCCTTCCTGTCTCGGGACACTACGTACAAATTCCTTCTCTCAGTATGCACTCATTTACAT acagAGAATGCAGGCGGAACGCCGGTCACATCGTCAGCAGAGAACAGCTTCCGAATGGACTGCCCTTCTTCGCTTCCTCTG gacTTCTCCGCGGACTTTTCAGACCTTGATGGAGTAGTTCGCCAGAGAAGGCAGGACATGCTGGACAGTAGCAGTTCAGGCTCCCAGACGCCAGATTATGAAAAGATGGATG GTCCGATTAAGGTCACAACTGATGCCAACCAGcaggagaagcttcttccccCAATGTCTCTTAACACTCTTCTACTCGTCTATCTATTTTT GGTGTGTGTTCTCGTGATGTCTTCCTGTTACATGGCTTTCAAGATCCTGGCTCTCGAGCAGCGGCTGAATTCGCTCGGCCCATCGGGAGATTATTCACACGA AAACGCACTTTATTATCAGTCTCAATCAGCATCCAGCTCGGAGATCTATGGCGAGCTGTCCACAAACCTGTTTAAGTTAGAAAAG ATTCAGAAGAACCTGCGGAAGCTGCTTGAAGGGAGCTGa